From Pseudonocardia autotrophica, one genomic window encodes:
- a CDS encoding pyridoxamine 5'-phosphate oxidase family protein, whose protein sequence is MSNGAARESVSTEEFLARPLVAHVATSGPTVRPIWFLWEEAAVWWITGDYSRLPRRLAADPDVVVVVDSCDLATGEVLQVVMSGSAEVVDMDLDRARRKLTRYLGPDPGGWPERFRAVLRRPDTRLVRLVPRRAPTVVDLSF, encoded by the coding sequence ATGTCGAACGGAGCGGCTCGGGAGAGCGTGTCGACCGAGGAATTCCTGGCTCGCCCGTTGGTCGCACACGTCGCGACCAGCGGCCCGACGGTTCGGCCGATCTGGTTCCTGTGGGAGGAGGCGGCCGTCTGGTGGATCACCGGTGATTACAGCCGGCTGCCGCGCCGGCTCGCCGCCGACCCGGACGTCGTGGTGGTCGTCGACTCCTGCGACCTCGCCACGGGGGAGGTCCTCCAGGTGGTCATGAGCGGCAGCGCCGAGGTCGTCGACATGGACCTCGATCGGGCCCGCCGCAAGCTCACCCGTTACCTCGGGCCGGATCCCGGCGGGTGGCCCGAGCGGTTCCGGGCCGTACTGCGCCGGCCCGACACCCGGCTGGTCCGGCTGGTCCCGCGGCGTGCGCCCACCGTGGTCGATCTGAGCTTCTGA
- a CDS encoding ATP-binding protein — protein sequence MTEPVQSSCDPDELRTLFLFEKLTDQQLWALCEWGRVEVHQPGPVYTEGDPATCFFVLIEGTVVLSRRSGGEDVEVERTAQRGVYAGAWTAYLGDRVPQVYGNSLRVTVPSRFFVLDADKLAVLMQEWFPMALHLLEGLFFGIKNSQQVVAQRERLLALGSLSAGLTHELNNPAAAAVRATATLRERVAAMRHKLGLIAAGPYQRADLETLMRLQEDAADRVGKAPDLSPIEAGDAEDAVGEWLEGQGIAGAWDVAPNFAAAGIDVDWLEQVRASVPAPVLESAIRWLNYTVETELLMNEIADSTTRMSTLVGAAKQYSQMDRAPYQTVDVHDLLKSTLIMLGGKFGDGISLVKEFDRSLPEISVYAAELNQVWTNLIDNAVQAMDGNGTLTVRTGRDGERLLVEIADTGPGVPEEIRSRIFEPFFTTKAVGEGTGLGLDISWRIVVRRHHGDLRVLSEPGNTRFQVLLPFEVVEPQD from the coding sequence ATGACCGAGCCCGTGCAGTCCAGCTGCGACCCGGACGAGCTGCGCACCCTGTTCCTGTTCGAGAAGCTGACCGACCAGCAGCTCTGGGCACTCTGCGAGTGGGGCCGGGTCGAGGTGCACCAGCCCGGCCCGGTCTACACCGAGGGCGACCCGGCGACCTGCTTCTTCGTGCTGATCGAGGGCACCGTGGTGCTCAGCAGGCGCTCGGGCGGCGAGGACGTCGAGGTGGAGCGGACCGCCCAGCGCGGGGTGTACGCCGGAGCGTGGACCGCCTACCTGGGGGACCGGGTCCCGCAGGTGTACGGCAACTCGCTGCGGGTCACCGTGCCCTCCCGGTTCTTCGTGCTCGACGCCGACAAGCTCGCGGTGCTGATGCAGGAGTGGTTCCCGATGGCGCTGCACCTGCTCGAAGGGCTGTTCTTCGGGATCAAGAACAGCCAGCAGGTGGTCGCCCAGCGGGAGCGCCTGCTGGCGCTGGGCTCCTTGTCGGCCGGACTGACCCACGAGCTCAACAACCCGGCCGCCGCCGCGGTGCGGGCCACCGCCACGCTGCGCGAGCGGGTCGCCGCGATGCGGCACAAGCTCGGCCTGATCGCTGCCGGCCCCTACCAGCGGGCCGACCTGGAGACCCTGATGCGGTTGCAGGAGGACGCGGCCGACAGGGTCGGCAAGGCCCCCGATCTGAGCCCGATCGAGGCGGGCGACGCCGAGGACGCGGTCGGTGAGTGGCTGGAGGGCCAGGGCATCGCGGGCGCCTGGGATGTCGCGCCGAACTTCGCCGCCGCCGGGATCGACGTCGACTGGCTGGAGCAGGTCCGGGCGAGCGTCCCCGCACCCGTCCTGGAGAGCGCGATCCGCTGGCTGAACTACACGGTCGAGACCGAGCTGCTGATGAACGAGATCGCGGACTCGACCACCCGGATGTCCACCCTGGTCGGCGCCGCGAAGCAGTACTCACAGATGGACCGGGCGCCGTACCAGACGGTGGACGTGCACGATCTGCTCAAGTCGACGCTGATCATGCTGGGTGGCAAGTTCGGCGACGGGATCAGCCTGGTCAAGGAGTTCGACCGCAGCCTGCCGGAGATCTCGGTCTACGCCGCCGAGCTGAACCAGGTGTGGACGAACCTGATCGACAACGCGGTGCAGGCGATGGACGGCAACGGCACCCTCACCGTGCGCACCGGCCGGGACGGCGAGCGACTGCTCGTCGAGATCGCCGACACCGGACCCGGTGTGCCGGAGGAGATCCGCTCCCGGATCTTCGAGCCGTTCTTCACCACGAAGGCGGTCGGTGAGGGCACCGGCCTCGGACTCGACATCTCCTGGCGGATCGTGGTCCGCCGCCACCACGGCGACCTGCGGGTGCTCTCGGAACCCGGGAACACCCGATTCCAGGTGCTGCTGCCGTTCGAGGTGGTCGAGCCGCAGGACTGA
- a CDS encoding GNAT family N-acetyltransferase gives MRRAEPTDARAIAEVHVRSWQVGYRGQLPDDLLDSLDPTDRIPRWEAAIEAASWPGRGTLLIENHDALVAGFAHLGPSRDADHDPGATGEIASFYIDPMSWGRGLGRRLMNDALTELSSRYRTGTLWVLESNARARAFYEATGWIPDGRRKDDLMAGFEIRDLRYRHELRAPCRG, from the coding sequence GTGAGGCGCGCTGAGCCCACGGACGCACGCGCCATCGCGGAGGTCCATGTCCGGTCGTGGCAGGTCGGGTATCGCGGCCAGCTCCCCGACGACCTCCTGGATTCACTCGACCCGACGGACCGCATCCCGCGCTGGGAGGCGGCCATCGAGGCGGCGTCGTGGCCGGGCCGCGGGACACTGCTCATCGAGAACCACGACGCCCTGGTCGCCGGATTCGCCCACCTCGGGCCGAGCCGGGATGCCGACCATGATCCGGGTGCGACCGGCGAGATCGCGTCGTTCTACATCGACCCCATGTCGTGGGGGCGGGGCTTGGGCCGGCGCCTCATGAACGACGCGCTCACGGAGCTGAGCAGCCGGTATCGGACCGGGACGCTGTGGGTTCTGGAGAGCAATGCACGGGCTCGGGCGTTCTACGAGGCCACCGGCTGGATCCCCGACGGCCGGCGCAAGGACGATCTGATGGCCGGGTTCGAGATCCGAGACCTGCGCTATCGGCACGAGCTACGCGCACCCTGTCGCGGCTGA
- a CDS encoding TetR/AcrR family transcriptional regulator C-terminal domain-containing protein: MLVDPAEHSREFLRRLGGASGRRRAQRHVPRDALQDHGSEFVYAALAGAGFTGAELTAAAAAVSNLVIGSVAAEASWQHDGETAARHAVHEHLQANAHAFPAMAELSATSSDWTEQFTHSVEILLTGLTAMARP, from the coding sequence GTGCTCGTAGACCCGGCCGAGCATTCCCGCGAGTTCCTCCGCCGGCTCGGTGGCGCTTCCGGTCGACGCCGCGCCCAGCGGCATGTCCCGCGGGACGCTCTCCAGGATCACGGCTCGGAGTTCGTCTACGCCGCGCTCGCCGGCGCCGGCTTCACCGGTGCCGAACTGACCGCCGCGGCCGCTGCGGTGTCGAACCTGGTGATCGGGTCGGTCGCCGCCGAGGCGTCATGGCAGCACGACGGCGAGACGGCCGCGCGTCACGCGGTCCACGAACACCTGCAGGCCAACGCGCACGCCTTCCCCGCGATGGCCGAGCTCTCGGCCACGAGCAGCGACTGGACCGAGCAGTTCACCCACAGCGTGGAGATTCTCCTGACCGGCCTCACCGCAATGGCACGTCCCTGA
- a CDS encoding AraC family transcriptional regulator, which produces MDAFGDLFRGVRAQGSLFGSSTLTAPWSLRFVDGAPLTLCTVLDGGGWIVPDGHPPEHLAPGDTVIVRGPARFSFVDEIGTAAGPIECGEFCAVPELGGTRHRLGWHDAAIDAPGSTTLVTGAYPVTGEIGRRLLDALPEVLRLEPDDTADPVRALLAAEVAVDAPGQQVVLDRLLDWLLVCSLRVWFDRPGGAPPAWYSAHRDRVVGHALRLLHAEPAAPWTVAALADRAGVSRATLAKRFTELVGEPPLTYLTHWRMTLAADLLTGPDAATIAEVARTVGYSDAFGFSAAFKRVRGVTPSDFRRTGGGVPAGAERSG; this is translated from the coding sequence GTGGATGCCTTCGGCGACCTGTTCCGCGGGGTGCGCGCCCAGGGCTCGCTGTTCGGCAGCTCGACGCTCACCGCACCCTGGTCGCTGCGGTTCGTCGACGGTGCCCCGCTGACCCTGTGCACGGTGCTCGACGGCGGCGGGTGGATCGTGCCCGACGGGCATCCGCCGGAGCACCTCGCGCCCGGCGACACGGTGATCGTGCGCGGCCCGGCCCGGTTCTCCTTCGTCGACGAGATCGGCACCGCGGCCGGGCCGATCGAGTGCGGCGAGTTCTGTGCGGTGCCCGAGCTGGGTGGCACCCGGCACCGGCTCGGCTGGCACGACGCCGCGATCGACGCGCCGGGATCGACGACCCTGGTGACCGGCGCCTACCCGGTCACCGGTGAGATCGGCCGGCGGCTGCTCGACGCGCTGCCCGAGGTCCTGCGTCTCGAACCCGACGACACCGCCGACCCGGTGCGGGCACTGCTGGCCGCCGAGGTCGCCGTCGACGCCCCCGGCCAGCAGGTGGTGCTCGACCGGCTGCTGGACTGGCTGCTGGTGTGCTCGCTGCGCGTGTGGTTCGACCGCCCCGGCGGTGCGCCGCCCGCCTGGTACTCCGCGCACCGCGATCGCGTCGTCGGGCACGCGCTGCGCCTGCTGCACGCCGAACCGGCCGCACCGTGGACGGTGGCCGCGCTGGCCGACCGGGCCGGGGTGTCCCGGGCGACGCTCGCGAAACGGTTCACCGAGCTGGTCGGCGAGCCGCCGCTGACCTACCTCACCCACTGGCGGATGACCCTCGCGGCGGACCTGCTGACCGGTCCCGACGCGGCCACCATCGCCGAGGTCGCCCGGACCGTCGGCTACTCCGACGCGTTCGGGTTCAGCGCGGCGTTCAAGCGGGTCCGCGGTGTCACACCCAGCGACTTCCGGCGCACCGGCGGCGGAGTGCCTGCCGGGGCCGAGCGGTCCGGCTGA
- a CDS encoding 2,4'-dihydroxyacetophenone dioxygenase family protein, whose protein sequence is MTGTLPATGPAFWMTNPGTTPKGSRKEFVDPDEIAWTDWLMPGTRFKLLYVNLVTGGFTVILQVDPGVQATPHWHMGNVQAYILDGGFHYDPDDPGLTGTYTCEVAGAVHEPIAPEGTTMLAFVDGPIAGYLPDGTLGVVADARLHYYMARDNDAVARTQIVDYATDPSLGMHARADR, encoded by the coding sequence ATGACCGGCACCCTCCCCGCGACCGGCCCGGCGTTCTGGATGACGAACCCGGGCACCACACCGAAGGGCTCCCGCAAGGAGTTCGTCGATCCCGACGAGATCGCGTGGACCGACTGGCTGATGCCGGGGACCCGCTTCAAGCTGCTCTACGTCAACCTCGTGACCGGCGGCTTCACCGTGATCCTGCAGGTCGATCCGGGTGTGCAGGCCACCCCGCACTGGCACATGGGCAACGTGCAGGCCTACATCCTCGACGGCGGATTCCACTACGACCCCGACGACCCCGGCCTGACCGGCACCTACACCTGCGAGGTCGCCGGAGCCGTGCACGAGCCGATCGCGCCGGAGGGGACCACCATGCTGGCCTTCGTCGACGGACCGATCGCCGGCTATCTGCCCGACGGCACTCTCGGCGTGGTCGCCGACGCGCGGCTGCACTACTACATGGCACGCGACAACGACGCCGTCGCCCGCACCCAGATCGTCGACTACGCGACCGACCCGTCGCTGGGCATGCACGCGCGGGCAGACCGGTGA
- a CDS encoding GtrA family protein produces MATQARSGGVLGQAGRFVVVGVIGALIDSGVYALALHLDVWVHAARALSFVCGTIAAYALNRRWAFRVSGGARRATSYAALYGVMFFVILGANALALAVLPAGWWAVPLAWVLSQGLGTTCNFVMLRLVVFRDRRSVTADPS; encoded by the coding sequence ATGGCGACGCAGGCCCGCAGCGGTGGTGTTCTCGGACAGGCGGGCCGGTTCGTCGTCGTCGGCGTCATCGGAGCCCTGATCGATTCCGGGGTCTATGCGCTCGCCCTCCACCTCGATGTGTGGGTGCACGCCGCCCGCGCACTGAGCTTCGTGTGCGGAACCATCGCCGCATACGCGTTGAACAGGCGCTGGGCATTCCGGGTCTCCGGTGGTGCGCGGCGCGCGACGAGCTACGCGGCGCTGTACGGCGTGATGTTCTTCGTGATCCTGGGCGCCAATGCGCTCGCGCTGGCGGTGCTTCCCGCTGGGTGGTGGGCGGTGCCGCTCGCGTGGGTCCTGTCGCAGGGACTCGGGACCACCTGCAATTTCGTCATGCTGAGGCTGGTCGTTTTCCGGGACCGCCGTTCGGTGACCGCCGATCCGAGCTGA
- a CDS encoding FAD-dependent oxidoreductase: MTESPASSAGSFVPAKPALVTVDDDPSVSRAVARDLRRRYGERFRVVRAESGQAALDALKEMALRGNDVAVLLADYRMPGMNGLDFLEQALDLYPAARRVLLTAYADTSAAITAINVVDLDHYLLKPWDPPEEKLYPVVDAMIEAWERTERREVCETRVIGHRWSARSHEVRDFLARNQVPYRWYPVEGPEACRLLTAAGVDDSRLPVVISPSGECLVAPQEMQLADRVGLATVPATDFYDLVVIGGGPAGLGASVYGASEGLRTVLVERTATGGQAGQSSRIENYLGFPDGVSGAQLTDRARRQAVRLGAEVLTTRDVIGLEANGSARTVRFADGTAINAHAVVLATGVSYRELTAPGLSDLVGRGVYYGSALTEASACSGDHVYIVGGANSAGQAAVYFSRFARSVTILVRGPGLLASMSQYLVEQIEGIEAITVRTGTEVVEATGGERLEKLMLRDRESGATETVDAGYLFVFIGASPRTEWLGEQIRRDTGGFVLAGPDLMADGRRPQGWNADRDPLHLETSLPGVFVAGDVRAESVKRVASAVGDGAMAVSLVHRYLENPS, from the coding sequence ATGACGGAATCCCCGGCGTCCTCCGCCGGCTCGTTCGTGCCTGCCAAGCCAGCACTGGTGACCGTCGACGACGATCCCAGCGTGTCCCGGGCGGTGGCTCGGGACCTGCGCCGCCGTTACGGCGAGCGGTTCCGGGTGGTCCGTGCCGAGTCCGGCCAGGCAGCGCTCGACGCGCTCAAGGAGATGGCCCTGCGCGGCAACGACGTCGCCGTGCTGCTGGCGGACTACCGGATGCCCGGCATGAACGGGCTGGACTTCCTCGAACAGGCACTCGACCTCTACCCGGCGGCGCGCCGGGTGCTGCTCACCGCGTACGCCGACACCTCCGCGGCGATCACCGCGATCAACGTCGTCGATCTGGATCACTACCTGCTCAAACCGTGGGACCCGCCGGAGGAGAAGCTCTACCCGGTCGTCGACGCGATGATCGAGGCCTGGGAGCGGACCGAGCGCCGGGAGGTCTGCGAGACCCGGGTGATCGGGCACCGCTGGTCCGCCCGCTCGCACGAGGTGCGGGACTTCCTGGCGCGCAACCAGGTCCCGTACCGCTGGTACCCGGTCGAGGGGCCGGAGGCGTGCCGGCTGCTGACCGCCGCCGGGGTCGACGACTCCCGCCTGCCGGTGGTGATCTCGCCGTCCGGTGAGTGCCTCGTGGCGCCGCAGGAGATGCAGCTCGCCGACCGGGTCGGGCTCGCGACCGTCCCGGCCACCGACTTCTACGATCTCGTCGTGATCGGCGGCGGCCCCGCCGGGCTCGGCGCGAGCGTGTACGGCGCGTCCGAGGGGCTGCGCACCGTGCTGGTCGAGCGCACCGCGACCGGTGGCCAGGCCGGGCAGAGCTCCCGGATCGAGAACTACCTGGGCTTCCCGGACGGCGTGTCCGGCGCCCAGCTCACCGACCGGGCCCGCAGGCAGGCCGTCCGGCTCGGGGCCGAGGTGCTCACGACCCGCGACGTGATCGGGCTGGAGGCGAACGGCAGTGCCCGCACCGTCCGGTTCGCCGACGGCACGGCGATCAACGCGCACGCCGTCGTGCTTGCCACCGGGGTCTCCTACCGGGAGCTCACGGCTCCTGGTCTGAGCGATCTGGTCGGCCGCGGGGTGTACTACGGCTCGGCGCTGACCGAGGCCTCGGCCTGCTCCGGCGACCACGTCTACATCGTCGGCGGCGCCAACTCCGCAGGTCAGGCCGCGGTGTACTTCTCCCGCTTCGCGCGCAGCGTCACGATCCTGGTGCGCGGGCCCGGCTTGCTGGCGTCCATGTCGCAGTACCTCGTCGAGCAGATCGAGGGGATCGAGGCGATCACGGTCCGCACCGGCACCGAGGTCGTCGAGGCCACCGGCGGTGAGCGCCTGGAGAAGCTCATGCTGCGCGACCGGGAGAGCGGTGCGACCGAGACGGTCGACGCGGGCTACCTGTTCGTCTTCATCGGCGCCAGCCCGCGGACCGAGTGGCTGGGCGAGCAGATCCGGCGCGACACGGGCGGGTTCGTGCTCGCCGGCCCGGATCTCATGGCGGACGGCAGGCGTCCGCAGGGATGGAACGCCGACCGCGATCCGTTGCACCTGGAGACGAGCCTGCCCGGGGTGTTCGTCGCCGGCGACGTGCGGGCCGAGTCCGTCAAGCGGGTCGCGTCCGCCGTCGGCGACGGAGCGATGGCCGTGTCGCTCGTCCACCGGTACCTGGAGAACCCGTCATGA
- a CDS encoding TetR/AcrR family transcriptional regulator — translation MARTARGGAGPKVLETAHRLFYRDGIHAVGVDAIAAEAGVTKTALYSNFGSKARLVVSYLRERDRLWQGEIDRITASITSPRERVLAVFDAYEAWLSRDRFRGCAFANAAAELPRPDDPAREVVRHHKSAVRSFLRRQVDLLREPDPELPAQLMVLLEGAAVTSTIDQSAEPFRVARRLAESLLPHDASESSDAS, via the coding sequence ATGGCACGTACTGCACGGGGTGGGGCTGGGCCGAAGGTGCTGGAGACGGCGCACCGGCTCTTCTATCGGGACGGCATCCATGCCGTGGGCGTCGATGCCATCGCCGCCGAGGCCGGCGTCACGAAGACCGCCCTGTACTCGAACTTCGGTTCCAAGGCGCGACTGGTCGTGTCCTACCTGCGCGAGCGTGATCGTCTGTGGCAGGGCGAGATCGACCGGATCACGGCGTCGATCACCTCACCCCGTGAGCGGGTGCTCGCGGTGTTCGATGCCTACGAGGCGTGGCTGTCCCGAGACCGGTTCCGCGGCTGCGCCTTCGCCAATGCGGCCGCCGAGTTGCCCCGGCCGGACGACCCGGCCCGCGAGGTCGTCCGGCACCACAAGAGCGCGGTGCGCAGCTTCCTCCGGAGGCAGGTGGATCTTCTGCGGGAGCCCGACCCGGAACTTCCTGCCCAGCTGATGGTTCTCCTCGAAGGTGCCGCCGTGACGTCCACCATCGATCAGAGTGCGGAGCCGTTCCGGGTCGCTCGCCGGCTCGCCGAGTCGCTGCTGCCGCACGACGCGTCGGAGTCGTCGGACGCATCGTGA
- a CDS encoding LysR family transcriptional regulator — protein sequence MDLNLHLVRYLVAVVDEGHFGRAAARLLVSGPALSKQIRTLERRLGVDLLDRSAHPVVPTEAGRRFLPDARAALAAADRAVAGIEAYRRDLHGVLRLGFMSAATGTHTRRILELLQRDAPEVSVQLVQLPWHEQASAVRDRTVDAALVRPPVADPGGLRFDLVRHEPRIVALPAAHPLAARSAVALADLDGEPHVDDDLSDEVWVRWWACDPRPSGVPVRYGPVVHTMDELLEVVGRGAAIAITGGSVLDSYRHPDVVFVPLLDVDPCPISLCTRTGEQSALVAALRDATRSVRDSFGAGT from the coding sequence GTGGACCTGAACCTGCACCTGGTGCGCTATCTCGTCGCCGTCGTCGACGAGGGGCACTTCGGCCGCGCGGCCGCCCGGCTCCTGGTGAGCGGCCCGGCGCTGAGCAAGCAGATCCGGACGCTGGAGCGCAGGCTCGGGGTGGACCTGCTCGACCGCAGTGCCCATCCGGTCGTCCCCACCGAGGCGGGTCGCCGGTTCCTCCCGGACGCCCGCGCGGCACTGGCGGCGGCCGACCGGGCCGTCGCCGGGATCGAGGCCTACCGGCGGGACCTGCACGGCGTGCTGCGGCTGGGCTTCATGAGCGCGGCGACCGGCACGCACACCCGGCGGATCCTGGAGTTGCTGCAACGCGACGCGCCGGAGGTGAGTGTCCAGCTCGTCCAGCTGCCGTGGCACGAGCAGGCGAGCGCGGTCCGCGACCGCACCGTCGACGCGGCACTCGTGCGGCCCCCGGTCGCCGATCCCGGCGGGCTGCGGTTCGACCTGGTGCGTCACGAGCCACGGATCGTCGCGCTCCCCGCGGCCCATCCGCTGGCCGCCCGCTCCGCCGTCGCGCTGGCCGATCTCGACGGCGAGCCACACGTCGACGACGACCTCAGTGACGAGGTCTGGGTGCGGTGGTGGGCGTGCGATCCGCGGCCCAGCGGGGTGCCCGTGCGCTACGGGCCCGTCGTGCACACCATGGACGAGCTGCTCGAGGTCGTCGGCCGCGGTGCGGCGATCGCGATCACCGGCGGCTCGGTGCTCGACAGCTACCGCCATCCCGACGTCGTGTTCGTCCCGCTGCTCGATGTGGATCCCTGCCCGATCTCGCTCTGCACCCGGACCGGGGAGCAATCGGCACTCGTCGCGGCACTGCGCGATGCGACGCGATCGGTGCGCGACTCGTTCGGCGCCGGGACCTGA
- a CDS encoding pyridoxamine 5'-phosphate oxidase family protein, translating into MSTPALSTALLTDEDLAFLARPLYGFLTVAGAAEPPQPRPVWFETGADGAIHLSTMRESPKLRRLGRGSRASLVVTAPVGERERWVAVAARATVHEDGVDELVTRLAGRYWDLDDRADDLTAMLAEDNVRVQLHPEKVWRFAF; encoded by the coding sequence ATGAGCACCCCTGCCCTGTCGACCGCCCTGCTGACCGACGAGGATCTCGCGTTCCTCGCCCGTCCGCTGTACGGGTTCCTGACCGTCGCCGGCGCCGCCGAGCCGCCCCAGCCGCGCCCGGTGTGGTTCGAGACCGGCGCGGACGGCGCGATCCACCTGTCCACCATGCGGGAATCGCCGAAGCTGCGCCGGCTCGGCCGCGGGTCGCGCGCCTCGCTGGTCGTGACCGCGCCGGTGGGGGAGCGCGAGCGCTGGGTCGCGGTCGCCGCTCGCGCCACGGTGCACGAGGACGGGGTGGACGAGCTGGTCACCCGGCTCGCCGGCCGCTACTGGGATCTCGACGACCGGGCGGACGACCTCACCGCGATGCTCGCCGAGGACAACGTCCGGGTGCAGCTGCACCCGGAGAAGGTGTGGCGGTTCGCCTTCTGA
- a CDS encoding DUF418 domain-containing protein, translated as MPTTTDPTNRDEALSAPTPVSRRALAPDLARGLMLLLIALAHVPWFLYTADIGATLFHPAEGGVADRIAQAVTIITVDGRAYPLFALLFAYGIGQMYQRQTAGGTSVRDARRLLRTRNLWMIVFGLLHGVLLWQGDVLGTYGVMGLVLVPLFLNRSDRVLKVWIGVLLGVGAAVAAGATAVAAAIGTSLGPADAQRLPIAEPGYLASIPLRFVEWLPTLIVPFVGLTLPAAFLLGLLTSRHRVLEEPGRHLPLLRWTATLGLAIGWGGGAVQALVHLGFLTLPGSADISQLFTFTGFFAGVGYAALFALIAHRLTARGTTPLPARALVALGRRSMSGYLAQSVVWAGLLGASGLAVGAHLTSWSAMAIGIGTWLATVVAAYAMDRYGIRGPAETALRRLTYRAVRRSAG; from the coding sequence GTGCCCACCACGACCGACCCGACCAACCGCGACGAGGCGCTGTCCGCCCCGACCCCGGTGTCCCGGCGGGCGCTCGCGCCCGACCTGGCCCGCGGGCTGATGCTGTTGCTCATCGCGCTGGCGCACGTGCCGTGGTTCCTCTACACCGCGGACATCGGCGCGACCCTGTTCCATCCGGCCGAGGGCGGCGTCGCCGACCGGATCGCGCAGGCCGTCACGATCATCACCGTCGACGGGCGGGCCTATCCGCTGTTCGCGCTGCTGTTCGCCTACGGGATCGGGCAGATGTACCAGCGGCAGACCGCGGGCGGGACCTCCGTGCGCGATGCGCGCCGGCTGCTGCGCACCCGCAACCTGTGGATGATCGTCTTCGGGCTGCTGCACGGCGTGCTGCTGTGGCAGGGCGACGTCCTGGGCACCTACGGGGTGATGGGGCTCGTCCTCGTGCCGCTGTTCCTCAACCGCAGCGACCGGGTGCTGAAGGTCTGGATCGGGGTACTGCTCGGTGTCGGCGCGGCCGTCGCCGCGGGCGCGACCGCGGTCGCCGCCGCCATCGGCACGTCGCTCGGGCCCGCCGACGCCCAGCGGCTGCCGATCGCCGAGCCCGGCTACCTCGCGTCGATCCCGCTGCGGTTCGTGGAGTGGCTCCCCACCCTGATCGTTCCGTTCGTCGGCCTGACCCTGCCCGCGGCCTTCCTGCTCGGCCTGCTCACGTCGCGGCACCGCGTGCTCGAGGAGCCCGGTCGTCACCTGCCGCTGCTGCGGTGGACCGCGACCCTCGGCCTCGCGATCGGCTGGGGCGGCGGGGCCGTGCAGGCACTCGTGCACCTCGGATTCCTGACCCTGCCCGGCTCGGCCGACATCTCGCAGCTGTTCACCTTCACCGGTTTCTTCGCCGGTGTCGGCTACGCCGCACTGTTCGCCCTGATCGCGCACCGGCTCACGGCCCGCGGGACGACGCCGCTGCCGGCCCGCGCCCTCGTCGCGCTCGGGCGCCGCTCGATGAGCGGGTACCTGGCCCAGTCGGTTGTCTGGGCCGGACTGCTCGGCGCGTCCGGGCTCGCCGTCGGCGCCCACCTCACGAGCTGGTCGGCGATGGCGATCGGGATCGGGACGTGGCTGGCGACCGTGGTCGCCGCCTACGCGATGGACCGGTACGGGATCCGCGGTCCCGCGGAGACCGCGCTGCGCCGGCTCACCTACCGCGCGGTGCGCCGCAGCGCCGGATGA
- a CDS encoding mycofactocin-coupled SDR family oxidoreductase, translated as MTGRLAGRVVVVTGAARGQGRSHAERFAEEGADLVLLDHCAQVDSVPYPLATPADLAETAALAGKHGHGVLAVEADVRDLAALESVRDTALERFGRIDVVLANAGVGSFGPALELTEQQWDDVVDIDLTGVWKTVRAFVPPMVTRGDGGSVVLTSSVAGLVAFLNLAHYTAAKHGVTGLMKALAVELAPHRIRVNSLHPTTVDTPMIDNTDARKLFLPGVPDPDRDTAAELMKSLNALPVPWVESIDVSNAALWLASDEARYITGIALPIDAGATAPYKIPH; from the coding sequence GTGACCGGCCGTCTCGCGGGACGGGTCGTCGTCGTCACCGGGGCGGCCCGCGGCCAGGGCCGTTCGCATGCGGAGCGGTTCGCCGAGGAGGGCGCGGATCTCGTCCTGCTCGACCACTGCGCGCAGGTCGACAGCGTCCCCTACCCGCTCGCGACACCGGCCGACCTGGCGGAGACGGCCGCGCTCGCCGGGAAGCACGGTCACGGTGTGCTGGCCGTCGAGGCCGACGTGCGGGACCTGGCCGCGCTGGAGTCGGTGCGGGACACCGCGCTGGAGCGGTTCGGCCGGATCGACGTGGTGCTGGCCAACGCCGGCGTCGGCAGCTTCGGACCGGCGCTGGAGCTCACCGAACAGCAGTGGGACGACGTCGTCGACATCGACCTGACCGGTGTGTGGAAGACGGTGCGAGCGTTCGTCCCACCGATGGTGACGCGTGGCGACGGCGGTTCCGTCGTGCTGACCAGCTCGGTCGCCGGGCTGGTCGCGTTCCTGAACCTGGCCCACTACACGGCGGCGAAGCACGGCGTCACCGGGCTGATGAAGGCACTCGCCGTCGAGCTGGCACCGCACCGGATCCGGGTCAACTCGCTGCACCCGACCACCGTCGACACCCCGATGATCGACAACACCGATGCCCGGAAACTGTTCCTGCCCGGCGTCCCCGATCCCGACCGGGACACCGCGGCCGAGTTGATGAAGAGCCTCAACGCGCTGCCGGTGCCGTGGGTGGAGTCGATCGACGTCAGCAACGCGGCGCTCTGGCTGGCGTCCGACGAGGCGCGCTACATCACCGGGATCGCGCTGCCGATCGACGCCGGGGCGACGGCGCCGTACAAGATCCCGCACTGA